From a region of the Acinetobacter calcoaceticus genome:
- a CDS encoding IucA/IucC family protein, whose translation MNSIITTDAWSYKLFEQYLNTFFRELKVDLEEHIISAQDSPLFTIYAEQPNSIYFSYTFSASNTIVYGAVQHFSTTGYHRYQRGFALQNLSENTFDSLTDPKNLVKLITDELNNLFKDKNQNKNLYSDIANSIENTKFFLENKPSLTTSKELSGFQATEQGMLYGHPFHVTSKANLGFSKEDMNKYSPELGASFQLHYFAVHSSLIEKLVSEEQPSNRIENEVLETAKERLQENLANYELMPTHPWQANFLLQHSSLKKHLDSQEIIHLGALGQTVWPTSSVRTVWLPQSNLFLKLSIDVRITSFIRNNPMDEMERAIDASKIIINHKINEQYPDLVILPELEAKTVKIPELESSFGIIYRAGLTPDVLENTRMLGGLVEENEHHEIPLLSFIQQAAPNQNLQSNDAKDFITFWWKQYVKVSLIPLVELFANKGISVEAHMQNSLMEFKNGYPHRLILRDMEGISIVPEMIEDDSSISEDSTVWFSQKDAWTFLKYYLVINHIAHLISAIARVTVIEESELWEATRLTLTQEKFTAKGQHYRDLLINSLTLPIKANMLNTLYHSGGNPIWIEVENPIYKYRGAEALCPLQPTQQANYKTLAENRVMSQLLEALIFENTFKYELSKGQIKFYISDTVFYTCAAKRHFSFKRIKLDPLSLVRSDITLGAETRPNLKMLLADLKNIIEADPVKWQNFNDELNLTYVKHAQTLSQAPAQPLRTLPYLEQEARITNAHLYHPSFKSRIGFDLKENQKYAPELSEGFPVKWVATHNSLCKLVLSETINLEQLYKQHFSEKDLQAISDQLKDNNVDFQEYILTPIHPWQWDKIIELYYQDAISNQLIIPLDIEGPTYLPQQSIRTLSNISDISALSLKLAMNLVNTSTSRVLAPHTVQNAAKMSDWLYKIVEQDHILEKHRKPVILREIAGLSVKQQIALPVQYGALACIWRESIYSYLKEGESATPVTGLMQVDIDQKPLIDEWIQEYGIEFWLEKLLTNAYLPIMHILWCHGLALESHAQNMVLIHKNGLPVKAALKDFHDGIRFSRHLLREPDLLPNLQDAPKEHAKINPNSFLETHSPNELRDFTQDALWFVNLAELAIFLNEHYDFDEIKFWTMLRTVINQHKEAHPEFAERYELFNFTDDTIDIEQLASRRFLPEIRLRVQTIPNPLSLIKEIEYE comes from the coding sequence ATGAACTCAATTATTACAACCGATGCATGGTCTTATAAACTTTTCGAACAGTACCTGAATACTTTCTTTCGCGAACTTAAAGTAGATCTTGAAGAGCACATTATCTCAGCTCAAGATTCTCCTTTATTCACAATATATGCAGAACAGCCTAACTCGATCTATTTTTCTTATACGTTTAGTGCGTCTAATACGATTGTTTACGGAGCAGTTCAACACTTCTCCACCACTGGCTATCATCGATATCAGCGTGGCTTTGCTCTGCAAAACTTAAGCGAAAATACATTTGACTCGCTAACTGATCCTAAAAATTTGGTGAAGCTCATTACAGATGAGTTAAATAACCTATTCAAAGACAAAAACCAAAACAAGAACCTTTATTCCGATATTGCCAATAGTATCGAGAACACAAAATTCTTTTTAGAAAATAAACCATCCCTAACAACATCTAAAGAGCTGAGTGGTTTTCAAGCTACTGAACAAGGAATGCTATATGGACATCCTTTTCATGTGACCTCGAAAGCCAATTTAGGTTTTTCGAAAGAAGACATGAACAAGTATAGCCCAGAGTTAGGCGCAAGTTTTCAACTCCACTACTTTGCAGTTCATTCTTCTTTAATCGAAAAGCTTGTAAGCGAAGAGCAGCCATCTAATCGTATTGAAAACGAAGTTTTAGAAACTGCAAAAGAGCGTTTGCAAGAGAACTTAGCAAATTATGAGCTCATGCCGACCCATCCGTGGCAAGCCAATTTCTTGCTTCAACACTCGTCTTTAAAGAAACATTTAGACAGTCAAGAAATCATACATCTGGGTGCATTAGGCCAAACCGTATGGCCAACCTCCTCCGTTCGCACGGTGTGGTTACCTCAATCGAACCTATTCTTAAAGCTCTCAATTGATGTGCGAATTACCAGTTTCATTCGTAATAATCCAATGGATGAAATGGAACGAGCAATTGATGCAAGCAAAATTATTATTAATCACAAGATTAATGAGCAATATCCAGACCTTGTTATTCTGCCAGAGTTAGAGGCGAAAACAGTCAAAATTCCAGAGCTTGAGAGTTCATTTGGCATTATTTATAGAGCTGGACTTACACCTGATGTACTAGAAAATACCAGAATGCTCGGTGGCTTGGTCGAAGAAAACGAACATCATGAAATTCCTCTATTAAGCTTTATTCAGCAAGCTGCACCCAACCAAAATTTACAATCGAACGATGCTAAAGACTTTATTACTTTTTGGTGGAAACAGTACGTTAAAGTTTCACTTATTCCATTAGTTGAGTTGTTTGCAAATAAAGGCATTAGCGTAGAAGCCCATATGCAAAACAGTTTAATGGAATTTAAAAATGGCTATCCACATCGCCTTATTCTTCGAGATATGGAAGGCATTAGTATTGTTCCAGAAATGATAGAAGATGACTCATCTATTTCTGAAGATAGTACCGTTTGGTTCTCTCAAAAAGATGCTTGGACCTTTTTAAAATATTACCTCGTGATCAATCACATTGCGCATCTCATCAGTGCAATTGCGCGAGTTACGGTGATTGAAGAATCTGAACTTTGGGAAGCCACACGCCTTACGCTCACACAAGAAAAATTTACCGCCAAAGGCCAGCACTACCGCGATTTATTAATTAATTCACTCACACTACCAATCAAGGCAAATATGTTAAATACGCTCTACCACAGTGGTGGCAATCCAATCTGGATTGAAGTTGAAAACCCTATTTATAAATATCGCGGCGCAGAAGCCCTTTGCCCTCTTCAGCCGACACAGCAAGCCAACTATAAGACTCTTGCAGAAAATCGCGTGATGAGCCAATTATTAGAAGCGCTCATTTTTGAAAATACCTTTAAATATGAACTTTCTAAAGGTCAGATCAAGTTTTATATTTCAGATACAGTTTTCTATACATGCGCCGCTAAACGACATTTCAGCTTTAAACGAATTAAGTTAGATCCTTTAAGCCTAGTCCGTTCTGATATTACTTTGGGCGCTGAAACTCGCCCTAACTTAAAAATGCTACTTGCCGATCTAAAAAATATTATTGAAGCTGACCCAGTTAAATGGCAAAACTTTAATGATGAACTCAATTTAACTTACGTTAAACATGCGCAGACTTTAAGCCAAGCACCTGCTCAACCTTTAAGAACCCTGCCTTACCTAGAACAAGAAGCACGAATTACCAATGCACACCTATATCATCCGAGTTTTAAGTCTCGTATCGGCTTCGATTTAAAAGAAAACCAAAAATATGCACCTGAGCTTTCTGAAGGCTTTCCAGTCAAATGGGTCGCGACTCATAACAGTCTGTGTAAATTAGTTTTAAGCGAAACGATTAACTTAGAGCAGCTTTATAAACAGCATTTTTCAGAAAAAGATCTACAAGCAATTAGTGATCAATTAAAAGATAACAATGTAGATTTTCAGGAATATATCCTCACCCCAATTCATCCGTGGCAGTGGGATAAAATTATTGAATTATATTATCAAGATGCAATTAGCAACCAACTCATCATCCCGTTAGATATTGAAGGTCCAACTTATTTACCACAGCAATCGATCAGAACTTTATCGAATATTAGTGATATCTCAGCGCTTTCTCTCAAGTTGGCAATGAATTTGGTAAATACATCTACATCTCGTGTATTGGCACCGCATACCGTTCAAAATGCTGCAAAAATGAGTGACTGGCTTTATAAAATTGTCGAGCAAGACCATATTTTAGAAAAGCATCGCAAGCCTGTTATTTTAAGAGAGATTGCTGGACTTTCAGTTAAGCAGCAAATTGCTTTACCTGTTCAATACGGCGCACTCGCCTGCATTTGGCGCGAAAGTATTTACAGTTACTTAAAAGAAGGTGAATCGGCAACACCGGTAACTGGCCTCATGCAAGTCGACATTGACCAAAAGCCTCTAATTGATGAATGGATTCAAGAATACGGTATCGAGTTCTGGTTGGAAAAGTTACTCACCAATGCTTATTTACCTATCATGCATATTTTGTGGTGCCATGGCTTAGCTTTAGAGTCACATGCGCAAAATATGGTTCTGATTCATAAAAATGGCTTACCAGTTAAAGCTGCTTTGAAAGACTTCCACGATGGGATTCGTTTTAGTCGTCATCTTTTACGTGAGCCAGACCTTCTACCAAATTTACAAGATGCGCCAAAAGAGCATGCCAAAATTAACCCAAACTCATTCTTGGAAACCCATTCTCCAAATGAGTTAAGAGACTTTACTCAAGATGCGCTTTGGTTTGTAAATTTGGCAGAGTTAGCGATTTTCTTAAATGAGCATTATGACTTCGATGAAATCAAATTCTGGACCATGTTAAGAACCGTCATCAATCAGCACAAGGAAGCTCATCCAGAGTTTGCCGAGCGATATGAATTGTTCAACTTTACAGATGACACCATTGATATTGAACAATTAGCAAGCCGTCGTTTCCTTCCGGAAATTCGCCTAAGAGTACAAACCATACCAAACCCGCTAAGTCTCATTAAGGAAATTGAATATGAATAA
- a CDS encoding MFS transporter, translating to MRSSRLDHFIILLCQFFSTFGLMVLIPIMPLYMEKLTAHMSAPTIWAGLALAAPAIGSLFTAPIVGHLADTFGHKKALLLSLAGFCISILLMASAQHLFVFIFARILLGFCGLSVILNAYVSYLSNEQQRGAAFGQLQSSVALACLCGPVLGGIFIDHWRVEILLNATAFIVVTLIVIASFLLANPVKTEAVKTKEKSKIPDFFDRTIFSWLSAGILVQAGGFGLVSCFVLYISEISQNIHSSLSAASLTGTIHALSWGAAFIAATYWGKRNDDKGDSFNNFVYASLICGITIFALVWVSNLWLILVLRLIQGFCFAALIPSILHTISLKAGSQSQGKVIGISNSAFVLGQLFGPITITLTYSFFNITAALICTSLFFIGAGLVVILNRFLMDTILKEAQE from the coding sequence ATGCGCTCATCTCGCCTAGATCATTTCATTATTTTGCTCTGCCAGTTTTTTTCCACTTTCGGGCTCATGGTGCTTATTCCGATCATGCCGCTTTATATGGAAAAACTGACGGCGCATATGAGTGCTCCCACTATCTGGGCAGGTTTGGCACTCGCGGCTCCGGCTATTGGCAGTTTATTTACAGCACCGATTGTTGGTCATTTAGCAGATACGTTTGGCCATAAAAAAGCCTTGTTACTTTCACTGGCTGGTTTTTGTATTTCAATACTGCTCATGGCTAGCGCACAGCATTTATTCGTATTTATTTTCGCGCGAATTTTACTCGGTTTTTGCGGTCTCTCAGTCATTTTGAATGCCTATGTTTCATATCTTTCTAATGAACAACAACGAGGTGCCGCTTTTGGGCAACTACAAAGTAGTGTTGCACTAGCTTGCCTATGTGGTCCCGTGCTTGGCGGTATATTTATAGACCACTGGCGGGTTGAAATATTACTCAATGCAACTGCATTTATTGTAGTTACATTAATTGTGATCGCATCCTTTTTATTAGCCAATCCTGTTAAAACTGAGGCTGTAAAAACCAAAGAAAAATCTAAAATTCCAGACTTTTTTGATAGAACAATTTTTTCATGGTTAAGCGCCGGTATTTTGGTTCAAGCCGGTGGCTTTGGTCTAGTGTCTTGCTTCGTTCTATACATTAGTGAAATAAGCCAAAACATTCACTCATCGTTATCTGCTGCAAGTTTAACAGGCACAATCCATGCGCTTTCATGGGGAGCGGCTTTTATTGCGGCAACCTATTGGGGAAAAAGAAATGATGATAAAGGAGATTCTTTTAATAACTTCGTTTATGCATCTTTAATTTGTGGCATCACGATTTTCGCGTTGGTATGGGTGTCTAATCTCTGGCTCATTCTCGTATTACGACTCATACAAGGTTTTTGCTTTGCAGCGCTTATTCCTTCGATCTTACACACGATTTCTCTAAAAGCTGGCAGTCAAAGCCAAGGAAAAGTGATTGGCATTTCTAACAGTGCTTTTGTCTTAGGCCAACTTTTTGGTCCGATCACTATCACGCTAACCTACTCATTTTTCAATATTACTGCTGCATTAATCTGCACCTCACTATTTTTTATCGGTGCGGGATTAGTGGTGATTTTGAACAGATTCTTAATGGATACAATTTTAAAAGAGGCACAAGAATGA
- a CDS encoding IucA/IucC family protein, which translates to MENYGNFRDHISYKKPYLAITLNHASELYFSCLKVDGVNPFCVTQPEVLLHNLLSNTTSKISISEVFTYLTKASWWPSPHHQKAIDYWLDNLVTAEKIPQILQSALSFSSPLITSELLSLVADRPFHPFAHSKGELAPLTTQKEIEVYWWAFKKDDVINNMDSIPHKELLLSEAEDNNITEKMAELSDDYLALPLLETQHRYLKFEENKYDGIDLIHVTTIGLPTSSLRTLIHNANPNLHLKLSTNAKTLGAIRSMPGRYLMNGHRAYDFLNEVINETPLLKNRLFLSNETHWWVLGKQEHIVKNLGVIGCQVRHLPDFCQDKDVTPITMSALSCTYVDPWEALGVEGDKWTLLKDLSVHFIQTFLTLWAKGIMPECHGQNTMVCYENNKFKCFILRDHDTLRICTTAIEESGFTPPTYTIDTSTPNNLIFTRNEDLFNYFITLGIQINLYPIALATLKYTDRSESDFWEMVQDIIQDFVETQPISEQTKSQIQTYLFDNKTWPFKQLLTPLLAQESDSTGMPSKIGSTPNPYHSLSVSSYETMDI; encoded by the coding sequence ATGGAGAATTATGGAAATTTTAGAGATCATATTTCCTATAAAAAGCCTTATTTGGCAATTACTCTAAATCATGCATCGGAACTCTATTTCAGCTGTTTAAAAGTAGATGGTGTAAATCCTTTCTGCGTTACTCAACCCGAAGTTTTGCTTCACAACCTCTTGAGTAATACGACTTCTAAAATTTCTATTTCTGAAGTTTTTACTTATTTAACAAAAGCATCTTGGTGGCCCTCACCTCATCATCAAAAGGCAATTGACTATTGGCTCGACAACTTAGTAACGGCTGAAAAAATCCCTCAAATTTTACAGTCAGCACTTTCATTTTCCTCACCTTTAATTACAAGTGAATTGCTCTCTCTAGTTGCTGATCGTCCATTTCATCCGTTCGCCCACTCAAAAGGTGAACTCGCACCACTCACAACTCAAAAAGAAATTGAAGTGTATTGGTGGGCTTTTAAGAAAGATGACGTGATCAACAATATGGATTCGATTCCTCATAAAGAGCTTCTGTTATCAGAAGCTGAGGACAATAATATTACTGAAAAAATGGCCGAGCTTTCAGATGACTACTTAGCCCTTCCTTTACTAGAGACTCAACATCGCTATTTAAAATTTGAAGAAAATAAGTATGACGGTATTGACCTGATCCATGTCACGACAATTGGTTTACCGACCTCATCTTTAAGAACGCTTATTCATAACGCAAACCCTAATCTACATTTAAAACTATCAACGAATGCCAAAACATTAGGTGCGATCCGTTCTATGCCGGGACGTTATTTAATGAATGGTCACAGGGCATATGATTTTTTAAATGAAGTCATTAATGAAACGCCTTTATTAAAAAATCGTCTCTTTTTGAGTAATGAAACTCACTGGTGGGTACTGGGTAAACAAGAGCACATTGTAAAAAATTTAGGTGTAATCGGTTGCCAAGTAAGGCACCTACCCGATTTTTGCCAAGATAAAGACGTCACCCCAATTACCATGTCAGCTTTAAGCTGTACTTATGTTGACCCTTGGGAAGCTTTAGGCGTTGAAGGTGATAAATGGACACTATTAAAAGATCTAAGTGTCCATTTTATTCAAACATTCTTAACGCTTTGGGCAAAAGGAATCATGCCTGAATGCCATGGGCAAAACACCATGGTGTGTTATGAAAATAATAAGTTCAAATGCTTTATTTTACGTGACCACGATACATTAAGAATATGTACGACAGCAATTGAAGAAAGTGGCTTCACACCTCCAACCTATACCATCGACACGAGTACGCCGAACAATCTTATCTTTACTAGAAATGAAGACTTATTTAATTACTTCATCACATTAGGGATTCAAATTAACCTCTACCCAATTGCTTTAGCTACCTTGAAATATACAGATCGTTCAGAAAGCGATTTCTGGGAAATGGTTCAAGACATTATTCAAGATTTTGTAGAAACCCAACCGATTTCAGAACAGACAAAATCCCAGATTCAAACCTATCTTTTCGACAATAAAACTTGGCCATTCAAACAGCTACTTACGCCTTTACTCGCTCAAGAAAGCGACTCAACAGGAATGCCAAGCAAAATAGGAAGCACGCCAAACCCTTATCACAGCTTATCTGTTTCTAGCTATGAGACCATGGATATCTAA
- the sbnB gene encoding 2,3-diaminopropionate biosynthesis protein SbnB, whose translation MSNLATLRYLSQSDLLNLGANHSNSFIEAITEGLTLHANKQFVQPLKPYLRWQGADHIADRIIAMPCYLGGNDPIAGIKWIGSRQHNPKKFNIPRASALIVLNDSETNYPVAVMEGSLISAMRTAAITGVSIKYLAKKDFSDITVIGCGPIAQMQIKTVLEQYAQVKKIHLFDVNPEAAEKLKALFLSEYPHLEIEIHDSAKSAIQQADVLITCTVSDKPYIPFEWLKKGCFVSNISIMDIEPEVFLKVDKVIVDDWDQSNREKKVINVLVEDGLFSREKLHAELGDIIIGHKNGREHEDEIILLNPMGMAIDDIVCAKWFFNAAQEQNVGTVLPLL comes from the coding sequence ATGAGCAATTTGGCTACCCTTCGTTACCTGAGTCAATCAGATTTATTAAATCTTGGCGCAAATCATAGCAATTCATTTATTGAAGCGATTACCGAAGGTTTAACCCTGCATGCAAATAAACAGTTTGTACAACCCTTAAAACCTTACCTCCGCTGGCAAGGTGCAGATCATATTGCTGACCGTATTATTGCAATGCCTTGTTATTTAGGCGGCAATGACCCGATTGCTGGAATCAAATGGATTGGCTCAAGACAACATAACCCTAAAAAATTCAATATTCCACGTGCCAGCGCGCTTATTGTTCTGAATGATTCAGAAACAAATTACCCAGTCGCAGTGATGGAAGGCAGCTTAATTAGCGCAATGCGAACTGCTGCAATTACTGGTGTTTCGATTAAATATCTAGCGAAAAAAGACTTTTCAGACATTACCGTGATTGGCTGCGGACCAATTGCTCAAATGCAGATTAAGACTGTACTTGAACAATACGCTCAAGTGAAAAAAATACATTTATTTGATGTGAACCCTGAAGCTGCCGAAAAACTCAAAGCATTGTTCTTATCAGAATATCCACATCTAGAAATTGAAATTCATGACAGTGCCAAGTCTGCGATTCAGCAAGCAGATGTGCTGATTACCTGTACCGTTTCAGATAAGCCTTACATCCCGTTTGAGTGGCTTAAAAAGGGCTGCTTTGTTTCCAATATTTCAATTATGGATATTGAACCTGAAGTGTTCTTAAAAGTTGACAAAGTGATTGTAGATGACTGGGACCAATCAAACCGAGAAAAGAAAGTCATCAACGTACTGGTTGAAGATGGCTTATTCAGCCGTGAAAAACTGCATGCCGAACTTGGCGACATCATTATTGGCCATAAAAATGGTCGCGAACATGAAGATGAAATCATTTTGCTGAACCCAATGGGCATGGCGATTGACGATATTGTTTGCGCTAAGTGGTTCTTCAATGCCGCACAAGAACAAAACGTTGGCACGGTTCTACCACTTTTATAA
- the sbnA gene encoding 2,3-diaminopropionate biosynthesis protein SbnA, translating to MIHENILDCIGKTPLLQLSRLFTHQSISVIAKMELLNPGGSIKDRPALFMLQEGLKSGAINKDSHIVESSSGNLAIALAMACKIYGLKFTAVIDPKIASANLQMLKLYKANIHMVSEKDQNGGYLKTRIDTVKRLCEQLPNAVWINQYANPNNWKSHYFGEAEEIINQIDRKIDYLVIGASTSGTIMGVSRRLKEKFPELKVIAVDIVGSVLFGGTSGPREIPGIGASTVPPLLSPDEIDDVIYVDDYESAVGCRELLEHEGIFAGGSSGSSISAIKKLIPTIPEGSCVLTLLPDRGDRYLDLVYADEWFEMIKKRHFNRNLRRQENLTLQNVV from the coding sequence ATGATCCATGAAAATATTCTCGACTGCATAGGTAAAACGCCACTATTACAATTATCAAGGCTATTCACGCATCAATCGATCTCAGTGATTGCGAAAATGGAATTGTTAAACCCAGGAGGAAGTATTAAAGACCGTCCAGCATTATTCATGTTACAGGAAGGTCTAAAATCTGGAGCAATTAATAAAGATAGCCATATTGTTGAAAGTTCTTCAGGGAACTTGGCCATCGCACTCGCAATGGCATGCAAAATATATGGGTTAAAATTTACTGCCGTTATTGACCCTAAAATTGCTTCAGCAAACTTACAAATGTTGAAGCTCTACAAAGCCAATATCCATATGGTCTCTGAGAAAGATCAAAATGGAGGCTATTTAAAAACCAGAATTGATACTGTAAAGCGACTATGTGAACAATTACCAAATGCTGTATGGATTAATCAATACGCAAATCCAAACAACTGGAAAAGCCACTATTTTGGTGAAGCAGAAGAAATCATAAATCAAATAGATCGCAAAATTGATTACCTCGTGATTGGAGCAAGTACCTCTGGCACGATTATGGGCGTATCCCGCCGCCTTAAAGAAAAGTTCCCCGAATTAAAAGTGATTGCAGTCGATATTGTCGGCTCTGTCTTGTTTGGTGGCACCTCTGGTCCACGCGAGATTCCTGGCATCGGTGCAAGTACTGTTCCCCCTCTACTCTCTCCCGATGAAATTGATGATGTCATTTATGTAGATGACTATGAGTCAGCAGTCGGTTGCAGAGAACTCCTTGAACATGAAGGAATCTTTGCAGGCGGCTCCAGCGGCTCATCTATTTCAGCCATAAAAAAACTCATTCCAACCATTCCTGAAGGTTCATGTGTCTTAACGCTGCTGCCTGATCGAGGCGATCGTTATCTAGATCTCGTTTATGCAGATGAGTGGTTCGAAATGATCAAAAAACGTCACTTCAATCGAAACTTACGACGTCAAGAAAACCTTACTTTACAAAATGTTGTTTAA
- a CDS encoding ABC transporter substrate-binding protein, with protein sequence MSTLEKTQLQLGYIPLLDCLALLWAKQQGFFEDVGLDVTLVKEASWASLRDRLAFGLLDAAHCLSAMLPAAAVGSDQIGTPLQTSLVLSENRAFISLSQKLTHQLKLQENDTAQVTAQKLADYLEQDHSISLAHVFKHSIHHYCLREWLALANPKLAQSIQLKTLPPPYMVEALDKHVIDGFCVGEPWNTQGELLGLSKMICSSQNVIPTVADKVLAVTQEWAEQHPQTLIALTAAIMKAQQELSELQDFAPILKLLVESGIVRFHCSEEVHVDKYYMIQDIVRHLVKENALPKVEDFYWLFQQMQKWDDLQLEQAQINILSHQCINLEAYNQARQRL encoded by the coding sequence ATGAGCACATTAGAAAAGACTCAATTACAACTCGGCTATATTCCTTTACTTGATTGCCTTGCGTTGCTTTGGGCTAAACAACAAGGTTTCTTTGAAGATGTAGGTTTAGACGTTACTTTAGTTAAAGAAGCATCTTGGGCAAGTCTTCGCGACCGTCTTGCTTTTGGTTTATTAGATGCAGCCCACTGCTTATCTGCAATGTTACCTGCGGCCGCAGTCGGGTCAGATCAAATTGGTACGCCGCTACAAACTTCACTTGTTTTGAGTGAAAATCGTGCATTTATCAGTTTAAGCCAGAAATTAACGCATCAACTTAAACTTCAAGAAAATGATACGGCTCAAGTAACGGCTCAAAAATTAGCAGATTATCTTGAACAAGATCATTCCATTTCTTTAGCTCATGTGTTTAAGCACTCCATTCATCATTATTGTTTAAGAGAATGGTTAGCTCTAGCAAATCCAAAACTCGCTCAATCAATCCAGCTCAAAACCTTACCACCACCGTATATGGTTGAAGCACTAGATAAACATGTGATAGATGGTTTTTGTGTAGGTGAACCTTGGAATACTCAAGGTGAGCTTCTTGGCTTAAGCAAAATGATCTGTTCAAGTCAGAACGTTATTCCTACTGTGGCTGATAAAGTTTTAGCCGTAACACAGGAATGGGCTGAACAACATCCACAAACTTTGATTGCACTCACCGCTGCAATTATGAAAGCTCAACAAGAATTGAGTGAGTTACAAGACTTTGCTCCAATTCTAAAATTATTGGTCGAGTCTGGAATTGTTCGTTTTCATTGCTCAGAAGAGGTGCATGTCGACAAATACTACATGATTCAAGATATTGTGCGTCATTTGGTAAAAGAAAACGCACTTCCAAAAGTAGAAGATTTTTATTGGCTCTTCCAACAAATGCAAAAGTGGGATGACCTTCAGTTAGAGCAAGCTCAAATCAATATATTGAGTCATCAATGTATTAACCTTGAGGCTTATAATCAAGCTAGACAACGATTATAA
- a CDS encoding ANTAR domain-containing response regulator encodes MPKLKIALIDDDHARADYIRKSLLENDFEVVACLTLDHLNIFRIEHLQADVILLDMDHPHRDIIESCVSSYDLPTVLFTKNSDKDTIKQAIDAGVTAYIVDGIDPARLHTILEISIEQYKKHKKLEGDLKEAQTKLADRKDVEKAKVLLMQLHGLPEDTAFQLLRKNAMSHRITIGEMARRLLDAQKLLGNQLKDE; translated from the coding sequence ATGCCAAAACTCAAAATAGCCCTTATTGATGATGATCATGCGCGAGCCGACTATATAAGAAAAAGTCTGCTTGAAAATGATTTTGAAGTGGTCGCCTGCCTTACTTTGGATCATTTGAATATCTTTCGCATAGAACATTTGCAAGCTGATGTGATCTTGCTTGATATGGATCATCCTCACCGTGACATTATCGAAAGCTGTGTCAGTAGTTATGACTTGCCTACCGTACTGTTCACCAAAAATTCAGATAAAGACACAATCAAACAAGCCATAGATGCGGGAGTAACTGCTTATATTGTCGATGGCATCGATCCTGCCCGCTTACATACCATTTTAGAAATCTCAATTGAGCAATATAAAAAACACAAAAAACTCGAAGGTGACTTAAAAGAAGCTCAAACCAAACTCGCTGACCGCAAAGATGTTGAAAAAGCCAAAGTTTTACTGATGCAACTCCATGGCCTTCCTGAAGATACAGCATTTCAGCTCCTCAGAAAAAATGCTATGAGCCACCGTATTACGATTGGAGAAATGGCACGGCGTTTACTTGACGCCCAAAAATTACTTGGCAATCAACTAAAGGATGAATAA